One genomic window of Bdellovibrionales bacterium includes the following:
- a CDS encoding cytochrome P460 family protein: MKYLFLILLPFLAEAQGGEDVMNDISFSKYKNFERDWKMVTVRYRRDTGEMRFTYANPTAYKALLEGKSEYPDGAVFAKIGAGTSPDADFASSEVPSGTRRFQLMVRNSKKYASTGGWGYALFDHTGKTFDEDVNVKTQSCYACHLVVQNKGYVFSEPFISGLDPKVKWSRKSTVAPVTFEVIERSQLPSAIFSHWPEKFKQGSSLQGSLRDVLFQGTLDEIRPTLANEAFRSQRPAILISRDSKRFSVVIPQGKNCQTEGKTGQTMIAFITTKPSGQVSPGSHHFEFCHSH, translated from the coding sequence ATGAAATATCTATTTTTGATTTTGCTTCCCTTTCTCGCGGAAGCCCAAGGTGGAGAAGACGTCATGAATGACATCTCATTCTCCAAATATAAAAACTTCGAACGAGACTGGAAAATGGTGACCGTTCGTTATCGTCGGGACACTGGCGAAATGCGTTTCACCTACGCCAATCCCACGGCCTACAAAGCTTTGCTCGAGGGGAAAAGTGAATATCCCGATGGCGCTGTGTTTGCAAAAATCGGGGCCGGCACAAGTCCTGATGCAGATTTTGCAAGCTCTGAGGTTCCGTCGGGCACCCGTCGCTTTCAGCTGATGGTTCGCAATTCCAAAAAGTATGCAAGCACCGGCGGTTGGGGCTATGCTCTTTTTGATCACACAGGAAAAACTTTCGACGAGGACGTGAATGTTAAAACTCAGTCCTGTTATGCCTGTCACCTTGTGGTTCAGAATAAAGGCTACGTTTTTTCCGAACCGTTTATCTCTGGTTTAGATCCCAAAGTGAAATGGAGTCGTAAATCAACAGTGGCTCCTGTGACGTTTGAAGTGATTGAGCGGTCGCAACTTCCTTCGGCGATATTTTCACACTGGCCGGAAAAATTTAAGCAAGGTTCAAGCCTTCAGGGCTCTCTACGCGACGTGCTCTTCCAGGGTACGCTAGACGAGATTCGACCGACATTGGCGAATGAAGCGTTTCGCAGTCAGCGTCCTGCGATTTTAATCTCTCGAGATTCAAAAAGATTTTCCGTGGTCATTCCCCAAGGCAAAAATTGTCAAACCGAAGGAAAGACCGGGCAAACAATGATCGCATTTATTACCACCAAGCCGTCAGGGCAAGTCTCCCCGGGGAGCC